The genomic segment AAGAGTCACTTTTTTGAGACATGTTTTGAGGAATGGCTATTTTGATGCCAATTAATATTGAAAATAAACCTTACAGTGCCTTCGGTAATTATTCAGACCacttcggtaagtattcagaccccttcggtaagtattcagaccccttcagtaatattcagaccccttcggtaagtattcagaccccttcggtaatattcagaccccttcggtaatattcagaccccttcggtaatattcagaccccttcggtaattattcagaccccttcggtaatattcagaccccttcggtaatattcagaccccttcggtaattattcagaccccttcggtaatattcagaccccttcggtaatattcagaccccttcggtaatattcagaccccttcggtaatattcagaccccttcggtaatattcagaccccttcggtAATTACTCAGACCCCTTCggtaattattcagaccccttcggtaatattcagaccccttcggtaatattcagaccccttcggtaattattcagaccccttcggtAATTAATCAGACCCCTTCGGTAATATTCAAACCCCTTCGgtaatattcagaccccttcggtAATATTCATACCTCTTCggtaattattcagaccccttcggtaattattcagaccccttctgtaatattcagaccccttcggtaattattcagaccccttcggtaattattcagaccccttcggtaagtattcagaccccttcggtaagtattcggacccctttttccacattttttttttacattcctGCCTAATTCTAAAAATgaataaatgtttttgttttcatcaatctacacacattattccataatgacaaagaaaaaaatggtttgtagaaatgtttgttaatttatttaaaaaagaaaaacggaaatatcacatttatgtaattattcataccctttactcagtactttgttgaagcaactttggctgAAATGAAAGCATTGCGTCTTcctgggtatgacgttacaagctgtATTCTGGGATTTTCtactattcttctctgcagagcctctcaagctctgtcaggttggatggggagcgccactgcacagctattttcaggtctctccagagatgttcgatcgggttcaactccgggctctggctgggcaactcaaggacattcagagacatgtcccgaagccactcctgcgttgtcttggctgtgtgcttagggtcgttgtcctgtctGAGGTCccgagagctctggagcaggttttcatcaaggatctttctgtactttgctctgttcatctttgcctcgatcctgactagtctcccagtccctgcctctgaaaaacatccaaTCAGCATGATGCTgataccaccatgcttcaccgtcgggatggtgccatgtttcctccagacgtgacgcttggcattcaggctaatgagttcaatcttggtttcatcagaccagacaatcttgtttctcatggtctgagagtgttttggcaaacaccaagcgggctgtcatgtgtcttttactgaggagtagcttccgtctggcccctctactataaaggcctgattgctggagtgcagtagagatggctatccttctggaaagttctctacagaggaactctggagctctgtcagagtgaccatcgggttctttgtcacctaagcccattctcccctgattgctcagtttggccgggcagcgagctctagaaagagtcttggtggatgcaaactttttccatttaagaatgatgggggcactgcgttcttggggaccttcaatgcttcagaaaagttttggtacccttccccagatctgtgcctcgacataatcctgtctcggagctctacggcaattccttcaaactcatggtttggtttttgctctgacatgcactgtcaactgtgtgaccttatatagacaggtgtgtgcctttccaaatcatgtccaatcaactgaattccACACAGatggactacaatcaagttgtagaaacatctcaaagatgatcaatggaagcaggatgcacatgagctcaatttcgagtctcatagcaaagggtctgaatacttatgtaaataaggtatttctcttCTTTTTTGGGGcatttttctctttgtcattatggggtattgtgtgtagattgatgctgattattattattttaatctattttagaataagactgtaatgtaacaaaatttgggaaacatcaaggggtctgaatactttccgaatgcactgtatttaaaaGTTAGAGTTGGTTTTCTCATGCTGCCCCCGAGTTTCAATGTTTTATCCCCCTTGCAGGCCTTACGAGGAACTGACCAACTGCACCTATTTTGTGGCACTCAAGATGCACTGCTTCTGGCCCAACCAGCAGATAGACGAACTCTTCATACGCCTCCACCGGGACTACTTTCACGACTGCGCTCTGACCGGCAGGCTGCTTCGGGACCCTCCTATACGTATCTTGGGGCCTTTCATTGGAGTGCCTGTGCTGGTCACTCTGCTCATGACTGCCCTAGTGGTGTGGAGCGGTAAATGCTGCCAGGGAATCGTGTAACTGTCTCATCCTGGGTGAAGGTGCCCCTGGGTACGgaatacagatctaggatcagtttgccCTGCCAAAATTCTAAACTGAATCATTAGCGGTGGAAACGCAAAACTGACCCAAGGCCAGCTTCTAGGGATCAACCTGACCTCTTGGAAAACGAACTCCAGCTTATCTGATAGGGGAGCCATGATGGAGGGGACACTGAACTGGGGCAAACGACAAGCAGAGATACCCAACAGCATACTAAGACTGTAATCTTTCTGTGATGGTTGTTGTTTGATGGACACTGGCGGTATGAGTGAAGGACCTCTCAGAAGCCTACTACTGAAACAAAGCAAAGGCTATTTAACATTGTACTATGGCTCATCGATAACCCTAGAAATTCCAATTGAAAACATGCATTGTATTGTTGTAAACCACAAAGTGGCCAACCAAGAGAGGGCTAATGTTGTGTAGGGCACGGAGGACAGATAGTAAATACCTCGTATGTCAAAATCAATGCAACAACATCTGTAATGTAGCTTAGGGCACCAGCCAAGTCTTTACATGAACTGAATAGATGTATATAAAGGGCTTCACAGAAAAGGCTGTATTTGATCTAGACAGCCATGTCCAGTAGCCACGCCCAGTAGCCATGCCCAGTAGCCACGCCCAGTAGCCATGCCCAGTAGCCACGCCCAGTAGCCATGCCCAGTAGCCACGCCCAGTAGCCATGCCCAGTAGCCATGTCCAGTAGCCACGCCCAGTAGCCATGCCCAGTAGCCACGCCCAGTAGCCATGCCCAGTAGCCACGCCCAGTAGCCACGCCCAGTAGCCATGCCCAGTAGCCATGCCCAGTAGCCACGCCCAGTAGCCATGCCCAGTAGCCATGCCCAGTAGCCACGCCCAGTAGCCATGCCCAGTAGCCACGCCCAGTAGCCATGCCCAGTAGCCACGCCCAGTAGCCACGCCCAGTAGCCACGCCCAGTAGCCATGCCCAGTAGCCATGTCCAGTAGCCATGTCCAGTAGCCCAGTAGCCATGCCCAGTAGCCATGCCCAGTAGCCACGCCCAGTAGCCATGCCCAGTAGCCACGCCCAGTAGCCACGCCCAGTAGCCCAGTAGCCAGTAGCCCAGTAGCCATGCCCAGTAGCCACGCCCAGTAGCCACGCCCAGTAGCCACGCCCAGTAGCCCCAGTAGCCACGCCCAGTAGTAGCCACGCCCAGTGGCCACGCCCAGTGGCCACGCCCAGTAGCCACACCCAGTAGCCACGCCCAGTAGCCACGCCCAGTAGCCATGCCCAGTAGCCACGCCCAGTAGCCATGCCCAGTAGCCACGCCCAGTAGCCACGCCCAGTAGCCACGCCCAGTAGCCATGCCCAGTAGCCACGCCCAGTAGCCACGCCCAGTAGCCACGCCCAGTAGCCACGCCCAGTAGCCACGCCCAGTAGCCACGCCCAGTAGCCAAGCCCAGTAGCCACGCCCAGTAGCCACGCCTTTTAAACCCAACAAAACAggaatgatcttcatcagaacaTGTTGTTTTATATTCTACTGTTTCACAATGGATTACAGAGCCATGACCACTGCATGTACCTATAGATACACGTGTCTGATTATTCATTCATTAGTATCTATTCATGTGCATTCTAAACAGAGAAATaaacaactacaaatactaaTATGATAAAAGTGAAATAAGAAATCGTTTTTGGTATCCATTTATTTTGATATCAATATGATATTTGTTTGATATCCAAACATGAATGAGAACAGAATTGAACTCCGACCTGAGGAGTGTAGAGATGCCCCTTCAGCCCACAGCCAGAACCAAAGCTCTCTTCCTGGCACTGAGTGTCATACTACCatccacctactaccatatctaTCAGATTCAGGAGTCAGAGTACTCCAAcatcccaatacacacacacctgtgtagAGAGGTATCAAAAATACATTACAATATGAACCATTCAAAAACAACCGGCTGTTCTCATACTGTGGTGGGCAGAAGaagaaggcacacacacacacacacacacgcacgcatgcatgcacacgcacacacacacacacacacacacacacacacacacacacacacacacacacacacgcatacacacacgacacacacacacacacacacacacacacacacacacacacacacacacacacacacacacacgcacgcacacacacacacacacacacgcacacacacacacacacacacacacacacacacacacacacacacacacacacacacacacacacacacacacacacacacacacacacacacacacacatacacacacacacgcacgacacacacacacacatttttcttGTTTTATGAAAAGGCAGTCAGCACACCACACAATGAGTCAGCACACCAGAGGGCCCTGGGTCTCCCTGAAGGAGAATGGAAGAAACTAAAAGATTAAAAGCCACTTTGACTGACAGCTCGCCTTAACACAAGTGGCAGAATATAGTCCCAAAGCCAGCTCGCCATAGCAACGGGGTTATTCATCTCATTGTGACTGCAGTAAaaaggcctcactcccccctatctgagatatctactgcagccctcatcctccacatacaacacccgttctgccagtcacattctattaaaggtccccaaagcacacacatccctggtccgctcctcttttcagtttgctgcagctagcgactggaacgagctgcaacaaacactcaaactagacagttttatctccgtctcttcattcaaagactcaatcatggacaatcttactgacagttgtggctgctttgtgtgatatattgttgtctctatcttcttgccctttgtgctgttgtctgtgcccaataatgtttgtactgGGTTTTGTGCTGCTAACATGCTGTGCAGCTgccatgttgtattgctaccatgttgttgtcatgtggttttgctaccatgctgtgttgtcatgtgttgctgccttgctatgttgttgtcttaggtctttctttatgtagtgttgtgtcgtgatgtgtgttttgtcctatatttatttatgtatatttttaatcccagcccccgtccccacaggaggcttTTTACCTTCTGGtaaggccttcattgtaaataagaatttgttcttaagttcttaactgacttgcctagttaaataaaggctcaATTTTAAAGAAATTTTCTTAAATGAATTAAAGCCTGGGCCCAGAGCTATAGCAATACGGCCGCTGTCCACTCCCTGTGGAGAAGGTGTGAGATGGACTTGGTGCCAGATGGACTTGATAAGTGAAACCTCACAGTAACATCCCACCTACAGTGGTATTGCCTTAAGGAATGTACAGAGATGAAGCCTAAATGAGTACACAGCCTAAAATAGCCTTATAACACCTTACAAACACTGTCACCTATTGAGCCAAATCTAATAGAGCGGTAAGTGATTGTAATTAGTTATAGGAATGCAATCAGAAAACATTAGCGAGTGAGTTCGCAATGTTTGATTGAATCATTAGGAATGTAATGGATGTGTGATGACCACCTGTGGAGTGCACATGCATTGGTCCTTATCAGTATCGTCATGGTGACTGACCGACCTTGTTGTTATGCATTTGGGGACCAGCGTTCCATGTATTAGCTGTCATGAGTAAGATAATTACTTCTGAGATTGGTATGGAAAGCAGACCCTGGTGActtagggagagaggaagaaagtgaATACAATGTAAAGTGATAGTGAAAACATCCCGAGACCTGACCCCAATGAATCAGGAGAACCACTCGCAAGTAGCTGATTCATAGCTATTTAtaagtcctctcctcttccacacTAAGAAACCCACCGTCTCAAACCCACATCATCACCCAGAAAGCTCCCTGGCTCCCTATTGCCCCTGTCTCAGCTGGCCTGCTGTCAGCTTGGCTATATGATCATTAAGGTGGTCCCAGACACTAGTCCCAGACACTAGTCCCAGACACTAGTCCCAGACACTAGTCCCAGACAGCCACAGGCAGAGACTAATAGCCCGGTAATACTAAGTTAAAGTAGCTCTAGTCCTTAGAGAGGAAGATGGTACGGTGGGCATCTGACATTACATCTGAAGAGGAGAAACAGAACTGAGATAAAggacctggggtgtattcaatAGGAACGAGCAAACAGGCCCAAACTGGGAGGGAAACACCTGAACTAAAAGTTTTTctacggtgtgcactaatgaatacacccctgtagTTTCTGGGAAGCTTCTTCAGAGAAGGCTTGATGAacgcttccatgttgaggcctgGAGTCAGAGTTTAGTGGGTCAGGTATATCCAGGTGGCTATAAGTTGGGTCTGTGTTGTGGCTATGCGTTGAGTCTATGAGTTGTGGCTATGTTGTGGCTATGAGTTGGGGCTATGTTGTAGCTATGTTGGGGCTATGAGTTGGGGCTATGTTGTGGCTATGAGTTGTGGCTATGTTGTAGCTATGAGTTGTGGCTATGTTGTAGCTATGTTGTAGCTATGAGTTGTGGCTATGTTGTAGCTATGAGTTGGGGCTATGTTGTAGCTATGAGTTGGGGCTATGAGTTGGGTCTATGTTGTAGCTATGAGTTGGGGCTATGAGTTGGGTCTATGTTGTGGCTATGAGTTGGGTCTATGTTGTGGCTATGAGTTGGGGCTATGTTGTGGCTATGAGTTGGGGCTATGAGTTGGGTCTATGTTGTGGCTATGAGTTGGGGCTATGTTGTAGCTATGAGTTGGGGCTATGTTGTAGCTATGAGTTGGGGCTATGTTGTAGCTATGAGTTGGGGCTATGTTGTGGCTATGAGTTGGGGCTATGAGTTGGGTCTATGTTGTAGCTATGAGTTGGGTCTATGTTGTGGCTATGAGTTGGGGCTATGAGTTGGGTCTATGTTGTGGCTATGTTGTAGCTATGAGTTGGGGCTATGTGTTGGGGCTATGTTGTGGCTATGAATTGGGTCTATGTTGTGGCTATGAGTTGTGGCTATGTTGTAGCTATGAGTTGTGGCTATGTTGTGGCTATGAGTTGTGGCTATGTTGTAGCTATGAGTTGTGGCTATGTTGTAGCTATGTTGTAGCTATGAGTTGTGGCTATGTTGTAGCTATGAGTTGGGGCTATGTTGTAGCTATGAGTTGGGGCTATGTTGTAGCTATGAGTTGGGGCTATGAGTTGGGTCTATGTTGTAGCTATGAGTTGGGGCTATGTTGTAGCTATGAGTTGGGGCTATGAGTTGGGTCTATGTTGTGGCTATGAGTTGGGTCTATGTTGTGGCTATGAGTTGGGGCTATGAGTTGGGTCTATGTTGTGGCTATGAGTTGGGTCTATGTTGTGGCTATGAGTTGGGGCTATGTTGTAGCTATGAGTTGGGGCTATGTTGTAGCTATGAGTTGGGGCTATGTTGTGGCTATGAGTTGGGGCTATGAGTTGGGTCTATGTTGTAGCTATGAGTTGGGTCTATGTTGTGGCTATGAGTTGGGGCTATGAGTTGGGTCTATGTTGTGGCTATGTTGTGGCTATGTTGTAGCTATGAGTTGGGGCTATGAGTTGGGTCTATGTTGTGGCTATGTTGTGGCTATGTTGTAGCTATGAGTTGGGGCTATGTGTTGGGGCTATGTTGTGGCTATGTTGTGGCTATGAGTTGGGGCTATGTTGTGGCTATGAATTGGGTCTATGTTGTGGCTATGAGTTGGGTCTATGTTGTGGCTATGAGTTGGGGCTATGTTGGGGCTATGAGTTAGGGCTACGTTGTGGCTATGAGTTGAGGCTATGAGTTGGGTCTATGTTTTGGCTATGAGTTGGTGCTATGAGTTGGGCCTATAAAGTGTGGCTATGAGTTGAGGCTATGAGTTGGGTCTATGTTTTGGCTATGAGTTGGTGCTATGAGTTGGGCCTATAAAAGGTGGCTATGAGTTGGGTCTATAAGTTAGGTCTATGTTTTGGCTATGAGTTGGGGCTATGTTGTGGCTATGAGGTGGAGCTATGAGGTGGGGCTATGAGGTGGGACTATGAGGTGGGACTATGAAGTGGGACTATGAAGTGGGGCTATGAGGTGGAGCTATGAGTTGGGGCTATAAGGTGGGACTATGAGGTGGGACTTTGAGTTGGGACTATGAGTTGTGGCTATGAGGTGGGACTATAAAGTGGGACTATGAGTTGGGGCTATAAGGTGGGACTATAAAGTGGGACTATGAGTTGGGGCTATAAAGTGGGACTATGAGTTGGGACTATGAGGTGGGGCTATGAGTTGGGGCTAAGAGTTGAGGCTATGAGTTGTGGCTATGAATTCGGGCAAGGAGTTGGGGCTATGAGATGGGGCTATGAGTTGGGACTATGAGTTGGGACTATGAATTGAATTCGGGCCATGAGATGGGGCTATGAGTTGTGGTTATGAATTGAATTCGGGCCATGAGATGGGGCTATGAGTTGGGACTATGAGTTGTGGTTATGAATTGAATTCCGGCCATGAGATGGGGCTATGAGTTGGGACTATGAGTTGTGGTTATGAATTGAATTCGGGCCATGAGTTGGGGCTATGAGTTGGGGCTATGAGTTGGGACTATGAGTTGTGGTTATGAATTGAATTCGGGCCATGAGATGGGGCTATGAGTTGTGGTTATGAATTGAATTCGGGCCATGAGATGGGGCTATGAGTTGGGACTATGAGTTGTGGTTATGAATTGAATTCGGGCCATAATATGGGGCTATGAGGTAAGGTAGGGAAAGTATTACTTTATTCTACCACTAGGGGCACCATATGGCATTTCAGATGGGGAGACCTCACCTCTCCTGCCAGGTAGGATCTCAGTCCTACTCCTTtgaaaacacatgcacacacaccagccTCAACACTCAGAGGGACACCGAGGGAGCATGTGTGAGCACATACGCAAGAGGCTGGAGACGTCAGACTATGTGTTCAGAACGCAAACCACTGTAATTACCAGTTACAGTTCATTCTTCAGTAAACCAGAGAAGACAATTGTATTTTAACAAGCTGTTTCTTTATAAAACAAGAAATGGTTGAGCTCATCGGGTATCCAGACTAATCTGAAACATCGTAAACATCTTCTTTAGGTGGTATTGGAGTTCATGTGGGTTCACTTTTCATTTTGACTTTGATGGACTAATGATTTAAGTTGCATGTAACACGTGGTCTTATTTGTTGTAATGTGTATCCTCTCTTTTAGTGATGTCATTTTGCCATTAGATGCAACAGAAAACATCAAGGGAAGAGACGGGTCTGTGGGGTTTGCTGCGTCTTTGCCCCAGATCAGGCTGCAGCAGGTTTGCAGGCCAGCCAGTAGAAATACTTCACCACCACTGTGATCTCTGTGTCTGGATTCGACTCCCCCATCTCAGACAGCAACCTCGGccagaagaggaggaacagagtgagtgagtgacagtcAAAGAAGATGGTCATCAGCTCACTAAGATTTTCTCAGAGATGAGAAATTCAACTCATTTCAAACCAACCTGCACTGCACTATTTATGGGATTGTGTTcaaatgtttatatatataaacCTATAAGCAGATAAGTCTCTCCTCATAGATATTTGCTTCCAGTGTTCATAATGTAATAGAAGTTTGCAGACAGTAGTTTGCAAAAATAAACATGGAGTAAACATTGCTAAAGGCACATTCCATTTATTTCCAGCCTGCAAATCATTTTGAGCACCTGTATGCTGAAGCTCACCTGTTCCTGAAGTCCTGGGAGAACCTGTGGGCTTCCACTGGATCCTGCTTCAGCAACGCCCGATAGCTAGAGAAGGTCTCCACCATGCCGATGTAGCCACTCAGAGGCATCGGCCTCCTCATCCGCAGACACTCATGCCTGGAAAGAGCAACACAAAAACACTGAACAAAATCAGAATACTATTTTATGCTAAGCTAGGCCAGGCTATTCTATGCTAGGCTAAGCTATGCTATTCTGTGATACTCTAGACCAGgctatgctatgctaggctaGGCGATGGTATGCTAGTATACTAATATTCAGGGCAATCGTAAAGTATTCTGACCGCTTGACACCTACACATTTTATTCAAATACAACCTTACTCTaaatagatttttaaaaatatattcagaccctttagtcaggtctttgttgaagcacctttggaagcgattgagtcttcttgggtatggcgctacaagcttggcacacctgtatttggggagtttctcccattcttctctgcagaacctctcaagctctgtcaggttggatggggagcgttgctgcatagctattttcaggtctctccagagctgtA from the Oncorhynchus keta strain PuntledgeMale-10-30-2019 unplaced genomic scaffold, Oket_V2 Un_scaffold_5147_pilon_pilon, whole genome shotgun sequence genome contains:
- the LOC127928942 gene encoding receptor activity-modifying protein 1-like isoform X3; the encoded protein is MALDCTSLTKLTLVLCVAARGFPPVSGCSDAYGRAIPPVSGCSDAYGRAISDFCVTKFTLDMEALDQSLWCSWSDTFQPYEELTNCTYFVALKMHCFWPNQQIDELFIRLHRDYFHDCALTGRLLRDPPIRILGPFIGVPVLVTLLMTALVVWSGKCCQGIV
- the LOC127928942 gene encoding receptor activity-modifying protein 1-like isoform X2; protein product: MALDCTSLTKLTLVLCVAAARGFPPVSGCSDAYGRAIPPVSGCSDAYGRAISDFCVTKFTLDMEALDQSLWCSWSDTFQPYEELTNCTYFVALKMHCFWPNQQIDELFIRLHRDYFHDCALTGRLLRDPPIRILGPFIGVPVLVTLLMTALVVWSGKCCQGIV